ACTCCATCGAACTCCTTCATCTTGTGCTCGCTACCACCTATAGCTTTATGATTCCCCTGAAAGGGACCCTCTCGGCGCTCGATTCAACCGTCCTGTTGGCGATCTTTGTGTCGTACATGATTTCGGCCTCGAAGGCGAACGTTGTCGAGCCTGAACTGGACGGAGGGGTCGGAGAACTATTGATGCAGATGCGGCCGACGCTGCGTCGGTTGGCTACCATCGCGATGTTCGTCTATGCCGGGCTCGGCATCTATCTCTCGGCCGCGCCCTTCGCCGAAGGCCTGCTGGCCACCGGCCGGAGATTCGCGATTGAGGAATTTCTACTGGTGCAGTGGCTGGCGCCGCTGGCCTCCGAGTCGCCAGAGTTCATTGTAGCGATCGTCTTCGCGCTTCGCGGAAACCCCGGAGCCAGCATCGGGACGCTTGTATCGTCCAAGGTCAATCAATGGACCCTCCTGATCGGTACGCTCCCCCTCGCCTACAACATTTCTGCCGGCCATCTTGGCGCCATGCGCCTCGATGCCAGGCAGACAGAGGAGATATTCCTGACAGCAGCTCAATCGTTCTTCGCGGTTGCCGTGCTGGCTAATCTTTCATTCTCGCTGGCGGAGGCCGGCCTCATCTTCGTCCTCTTCGCCACGCAACTGTTGTTTACGGATCCTCTCTTCCGCTACCTGTATGCCATTGCGTACATAGCGCTTGCGGCGGCGTGGCTGATCGCAAGCCGCTCAAGCCGGCAAGGCCTTGCGACCATGGTAATGGAGCGTTGGGTCGGAAGAGGCATGGCGGCTTCTCATCAGAAATGAAAAGGGACAATCCAGTGAGAACAGGTAATGGTCGAAGAGCTGGATTGAGCAGGGGGGCGGCGTTTCCCAACAGCAAGGACTCAAT
Above is a window of Candidatus Methylomirabilota bacterium DNA encoding:
- a CDS encoding sodium:calcium antiporter, which translates into the protein MSTALRLIIAILLPLQWIGIRLFGVHLPPQWEAVGAGLAIFGAAFILSWAAEVAQVDIPQALALAFLALIAVLPEYAVDIYFAWSAGKDPTYTSYATANMTGANRLLIGLGWASVVATFWLKTRHRQVVLDRSHSIELLHLVLATTYSFMIPLKGTLSALDSTVLLAIFVSYMISASKANVVEPELDGGVGELLMQMRPTLRRLATIAMFVYAGLGIYLSAAPFAEGLLATGRRFAIEEFLLVQWLAPLASESPEFIVAIVFALRGNPGASIGTLVSSKVNQWTLLIGTLPLAYNISAGHLGAMRLDARQTEEIFLTAAQSFFAVAVLANLSFSLAEAGLIFVLFATQLLFTDPLFRYLYAIAYIALAAAWLIASRSSRQGLATMVMERWVGRGMAASHQK